From one Gadus morhua chromosome 8, gadMor3.0, whole genome shotgun sequence genomic stretch:
- the LOC115549245 gene encoding uncharacterized protein LOC115549245, with the protein MQRHVSVIVNGESPEIQLDSSGLHHCPFCRYKGSKCDIDHHIKCHASVKYRGLQRSFQEAGREDGRKKSYRIKISAQKGLELLQQHPALKDQVMYRLLIQEDYVVLKDTIQAAAWCHLQSFKDSVSLPEVIGMEGWEQMAASTQRKSHDGGDEEETWKPFQFSFRLHTDYELFCVEMMDRRNLKVFASFESNTSPPPRPPPRDACATRLQCSLMMQHNGGAWQLWRR; encoded by the exons ATGCAA aGACACGTCAGTGTAATTGTGAATGGCGAGAGCCCTGAAATACAGCTGGACAGCAGCGGTCTACATCACTGCCCCTTCTGCAGATACAAAGGGTCAAAATGTGATATCGACCATCACATTAAATGCCATGCCTCGGTTAAATACAGAG GTCTGCAGAGGAGCTttcaggaagcaggaagagaaGACGGGAGGAAAAAAAGCTACAG GATAAAGATCTCTGCACAAAAAGGGCTAGAGTTGCTCCAACAGCATCCAGCTCTGAAGGATCAGGTCATGTATAGACTGTTAATCCAG gaagattatgttgtcctgaaggacacaattcaggcagcagcatggtgcCACTTACAGTCCTTCAAGGACAGCGTTTCTCTCCCAGAGGTCATTGGGATGGAAGGTTGGGAGCAGATGGCAGCATCAACACAGCGCAAATCCCATGAcggcggggatgaggaagaaacgtggaaaccattccaattctcattcagattacatactgactatgaactgttctgtgtggagatgatggacaggagaaacctgaaggtgtttgcctcttttgagtcaaacacctctccccctccccgtccccctccccgtgaCGCCTGCGCCACACGACTCCAATGTAGTCTGATGATGCAGCATAATGGCGGCGCTTGGCAGCTATGGCGGCGGTGA